From the genome of Aureibacter tunicatorum:
TGGGAGAAGTTGGCAAAAATGGAGATGTACTTGGCGCTCCTGAAGGAAAAGTATTGGGTAAAATTACAGATCAAAAGCCAATGAATCCTTCGATTCGCGATAGAGACTTAATTGACGGCATATGGAGAATGGTGAACGAAATATATCCGAGAACAGCATAATTAAAAAGATCCCTTGGCCTATCAACATGAAAGACCAAGGGTATTTATTATTTTTTTATGTTAAAATTTCTGCCTTCAAATATTCGTATTGGGTTGCCTCGCTCAAGTTGACAGTGATTGAGCCAGTCATCCATTTTGAGTTCTAATATTTGATTCTTATTCTGTTGTTCCAATAGCTTTTGCAATCTTTCTTTAGCGATTTTTTTATTCATATGTTGGGATCTTTGATCACTGGCGACAACTTGAATGCTTGTCGGCTTGTGTGTTATGCGCACAGCGCTACTTACTTTATTGGCATGTTGTCCTCCGGGACCTCCGGATCTGATAGCTTGAAAATGCAGATCGCTATCTTTCAAAGAGTTTTCAGAAGCATCATGAGTCAAGCATTTGACTCCTACAAACCAGTTCTTTCGTTTATGAAGGGGTCTATATTGACTTCTTCCAATCCACTGAACCGTTCCATTCCAAAATTCAGCATCATCGTAAATATTTATGCCTTTCACTTGAAGCACAGCTGAGTTCAAAGTGCCATTCATTGGGCCTTTTTCCCGATGAATAACTTCGCATTCAGTATTTTTACTTTCAAAGAGTTTGATCAGGTATTTTAATAATTGCGCTGTCACCCAGCAACATTCTGCCGGCCCTCTTCCA
Proteins encoded in this window:
- the prfH gene encoding peptide chain release factor H, coding for MKSNNIQEFRLQITSGRGPAECCWVTAQLLKYLIKLFESKNTECEVIHREKGPMNGTLNSAVLQVKGINIYDDAEFWNGTVQWIGRSQYRPLHKRKNWFVGVKCLTHDASENSLKDSDLHFQAIRSGGPGGQHANKVSSAVRITHKPTSIQVVASDQRSQHMNKKIAKERLQKLLEQQNKNQILELKMDDWLNHCQLERGNPIRIFEGRNFNIKK